The following coding sequences lie in one Streptomyces ortus genomic window:
- a CDS encoding NUDIX hydrolase, whose amino-acid sequence MIVVWINGAFGAGKTTTARELIDLIPNSTLFDPELIGTGLAQLLPAKRLAEVGDFQDLPIWRRLVVDTAAAMLSELGGVLVVPMTLLRQEYRDEIFGGLASRRIAVRHVVLAPAETILRERIAGREVPPDLPDGEIRVRQWSYDQIEPYRAALAGWLTADAHPVDNGTLTPYETAVRVAEAVTSGSAPVCDIVQTPEPTSETVAAGVLLFDELDRVLLVDPTYKAGWEFPGGVVESGEAPARAGIREVAEETGIRLTDVPRLLVVDWEPPVPPGYGGLRLLYDGGRLGGGEARQLVLPGPELRDWRFVTEKEAATLLPPIRYERLRWALRARERGTALYLEAGVPQG is encoded by the coding sequence GTGATTGTCGTCTGGATCAATGGTGCGTTCGGTGCGGGGAAGACCACCACCGCACGGGAGCTGATCGACCTGATCCCGAACAGCACACTCTTCGACCCCGAGCTGATCGGCACCGGGCTGGCACAACTGCTGCCCGCCAAGCGCCTCGCCGAGGTCGGCGACTTCCAGGATCTGCCGATCTGGCGGCGGCTCGTGGTCGACACGGCCGCCGCGATGCTCTCCGAACTGGGGGGCGTGCTCGTCGTCCCCATGACACTGCTGCGCCAGGAGTACCGCGACGAGATCTTCGGCGGACTCGCGTCCCGCAGGATCGCGGTTCGCCATGTGGTTCTCGCCCCGGCGGAAACGATCCTGCGCGAACGAATAGCCGGCCGGGAGGTCCCGCCCGACCTCCCCGACGGGGAGATCCGCGTGCGCCAGTGGTCGTACGACCAGATCGAGCCCTACCGCGCCGCCCTGGCCGGCTGGCTCACCGCGGACGCCCACCCCGTCGACAACGGCACCCTCACCCCGTACGAAACCGCTGTGCGCGTCGCCGAAGCCGTGACCAGCGGATCCGCGCCGGTCTGCGACATCGTGCAGACCCCCGAACCCACCTCGGAGACCGTCGCGGCGGGGGTGCTCCTCTTCGACGAGCTGGACCGGGTACTGCTCGTCGACCCGACGTACAAGGCCGGCTGGGAGTTCCCCGGCGGCGTCGTCGAATCCGGCGAGGCACCCGCGCGCGCGGGCATCCGCGAGGTCGCCGAGGAGACCGGCATACGGCTCACCGACGTCCCCCGCCTGCTGGTCGTCGACTGGGAACCCCCGGTGCCGCCCGGCTACGGCGGCCTGCGTCTCCTCTACGACGGCGGCAGGCTGGGCGGCGGCGAGGCCCGGCAACTGGTTCTGCCGGGCCCCGAACTGCGCGACTGGCGCTTCGTCACCGAAAAGGAGGCCGCCACACTCCTGCCGCCCATCCGCTACGAGCGCCTGCGGTGGGCCCTGCGGGCGAGGGAACGGGGCACGGCGCTGTACCTGGAGGCAGGCGTACCGCAGGGGTAG